A DNA window from Streptomyces sp. 71268 contains the following coding sequences:
- a CDS encoding aldo/keto reductase, producing the protein MSTTQSVPRRRLGPGGPDVPVLALGSWNTWDRMEFDDAVSLIARAAELDCAFFDVAHYNMGPHAENARTDLIFGRAVREAGLARSDWQFCGKLWLWDYPDTGFTQQMETSLERVGVERADMVVVGDYLGDLDVERVVTDVAEQIDAGRFATWGVNNWRYADLRAALDIARERNLVPPSFAQLKYGLARRSMAEGRYYAPLFDSGELALQASDVFEGGLLVGNLRPNRKIGADVGGIRERIAASYDQVRRAAEELGATPAQLGIAFCLANPGTANVLVGVSRRAQWEDNLSAIALLDRVGSATLRAAVADLWVDRDVAADGTW; encoded by the coding sequence TTGAGCACTACGCAGTCCGTGCCCCGCCGTCGGTTGGGGCCTGGTGGTCCCGACGTACCGGTGCTGGCACTGGGGTCCTGGAACACCTGGGACCGAATGGAATTCGATGACGCGGTGTCGCTGATCGCCCGGGCCGCGGAGCTCGACTGCGCCTTCTTCGACGTCGCGCACTACAACATGGGACCGCACGCGGAGAACGCGCGCACCGACCTGATCTTCGGCCGCGCCGTGCGCGAGGCCGGACTCGCCCGCTCCGACTGGCAGTTCTGCGGCAAGCTCTGGCTCTGGGACTACCCCGACACCGGGTTCACCCAGCAGATGGAGACGTCCCTGGAGCGGGTGGGTGTCGAGCGGGCCGACATGGTGGTCGTGGGTGACTACCTCGGCGACCTGGACGTCGAGCGCGTCGTCACCGACGTCGCCGAGCAGATCGACGCCGGCCGGTTCGCCACCTGGGGTGTGAACAACTGGCGGTACGCGGACCTGCGCGCAGCGCTCGACATCGCCCGCGAGCGGAACCTCGTACCGCCCTCGTTCGCGCAGCTCAAGTACGGCCTGGCACGCAGGTCCATGGCCGAGGGCCGCTACTACGCGCCCCTGTTCGACTCCGGGGAGCTGGCCCTCCAGGCGTCCGACGTCTTCGAGGGCGGCCTGCTGGTCGGCAACCTCCGCCCGAACCGCAAGATCGGCGCCGACGTCGGCGGCATCCGTGAGCGCATCGCCGCCTCGTACGACCAAGTGCGCCGCGCCGCCGAGGAGTTGGGCGCCACGCCCGCCCAGTTGGGTATCGCCTTCTGCCTGGCCAACCCCGGCACCGCGAACGTGCTGGTCGGCGTGAGCCGGCGGGCGCAGTGGGAGGACAACCTCAGCGCGATCGCCCTGCTCGACCGGGTGGGATCGGCGACCCTGCGCGCGGCGGTGGCCGACCTGTGGGTCGATCGCGACGTGGCCGCGGACGGCACCTGGTGA
- a CDS encoding SDR family NAD(P)-dependent oxidoreductase, translating into MSRTRTVLVTGGAGGIGRAVAAAFAAAGDTVAIVDRDAERVTRTARALNVRGGVLDITDEASIERELDALQAELGPVEVLVNNAGLLTVHGTLMELPGSDLDTILRTNVVGTFLMTQHVARRMVAAQVAGTIVNISSIGGRQPTPGMGGYESSKAAVDAVTRWAAIELAEHGIRVNAVAPGPVLTEMLAAGMPEGSPQRQAWQERIPLRRLAAVDDVAAATVFLASGAAAHITGTSLPVDGGQLLT; encoded by the coding sequence ATGAGTCGCACACGTACCGTCCTCGTCACCGGCGGAGCCGGGGGAATCGGTCGAGCGGTGGCCGCGGCGTTCGCCGCCGCGGGCGACACCGTGGCGATCGTCGACCGGGACGCCGAGCGCGTCACGCGGACGGCCCGGGCCCTGAACGTGCGCGGCGGGGTCCTCGACATCACCGACGAGGCGTCCATCGAGCGCGAACTCGACGCCCTCCAGGCCGAGTTGGGCCCCGTCGAGGTGCTGGTGAACAACGCCGGCCTGCTCACCGTGCACGGCACGCTGATGGAGCTGCCCGGCAGCGATCTGGACACCATCCTGCGCACCAACGTGGTGGGCACCTTCCTGATGACCCAGCACGTCGCGCGCCGCATGGTCGCGGCCCAGGTCGCCGGCACGATCGTGAACATCTCCTCGATCGGCGGCAGGCAACCCACGCCGGGCATGGGCGGCTACGAGAGCAGCAAGGCGGCCGTGGACGCGGTCACCCGCTGGGCCGCGATCGAACTCGCCGAGCACGGCATACGCGTCAACGCCGTCGCGCCCGGCCCCGTCCTCACCGAGATGCTGGCCGCCGGCATGCCCGAGGGCTCACCGCAACGACAGGCGTGGCAGGAACGCATCCCGCTGCGCAGGCTGGCCGCCGTGGACGACGTCGCCGCGGCGACCGTCTTCCTCGCCAGCGGCGCGGCGGCACACATCACCGGTACCAGCCTGCCGGTGGACGGCGGGCAACTGCTGACCTAG
- a CDS encoding peptidase inhibitor family I36 protein — protein sequence MKKSLVAGAVAATCMAATTVLAGATQASANPNDCPGGYVCVWGDSNYEGRFLFVPGTSRSNVGDHMNDLTTALWNRTGSRVCFYDHSNYGGSVLAIVSPGESRPNIGPTANDRISSWRAC from the coding sequence ATGAAGAAGTCCCTTGTCGCCGGCGCCGTGGCGGCGACCTGTATGGCCGCTACCACCGTCCTCGCCGGAGCCACCCAGGCCAGCGCCAACCCCAACGACTGCCCCGGCGGTTACGTGTGCGTGTGGGGTGACAGTAACTACGAAGGGCGCTTCCTGTTCGTACCCGGCACCTCCCGGTCGAACGTGGGCGACCACATGAACGACCTGACCACCGCCCTGTGGAACCGCACTGGTTCGCGGGTGTGCTTCTACGACCACTCCAACTACGGCGGCTCCGTGTTAGCCATCGTGAGCCCCGGGGAGTCACGGCCCAACATCGGCCCGACGGCCAACGACCGAATCTCCTCGTGGCGGGCCTGCTGA
- a CDS encoding response regulator transcription factor has translation MHPAEPDPTKTEPLRIVLAEDSVLLREGLIGLLARFGHQVVAAVGDAEALHAAVAAHAPDIVITDVRMPPGQTDEGLRAAVALREERPGLPVLVLSQYVQRSYAADMLDSGDGSGVGYLLKDRIGQVDDFVAAVDAVAAGGTVVDPEVVRQLLRRRRDPLERLTPREREVLALMAEGRSNAAICRALVVSEAAVGKHVGNILMKLDLPPAAETHRRVMAVLEFLRT, from the coding sequence TTGCACCCCGCTGAGCCCGACCCCACCAAGACCGAACCGCTGCGCATAGTCCTGGCCGAGGACAGCGTGCTGCTGCGCGAGGGGCTGATCGGCCTGCTCGCCCGCTTCGGCCACCAGGTGGTGGCCGCGGTGGGGGACGCCGAGGCCCTGCACGCCGCCGTCGCCGCACACGCGCCGGACATCGTCATCACCGACGTACGGATGCCACCGGGTCAGACGGACGAGGGGCTGCGGGCCGCCGTCGCGCTGCGCGAGGAGCGCCCCGGCCTACCGGTGCTGGTCCTCAGCCAGTACGTGCAGCGCTCCTACGCCGCGGACATGCTGGACTCCGGGGACGGCTCGGGCGTCGGCTACCTGCTCAAGGACCGGATCGGCCAGGTCGACGACTTCGTCGCGGCGGTCGACGCCGTGGCGGCCGGCGGCACGGTGGTCGACCCGGAGGTGGTACGCCAGTTGCTGCGCCGCCGCCGCGACCCGCTGGAGCGGCTGACCCCGCGCGAGCGCGAGGTGTTGGCGCTGATGGCCGAGGGACGCTCCAACGCGGCGATCTGCCGCGCGCTGGTGGTCTCGGAGGCCGCGGTGGGCAAGCACGTCGGCAACATCCTGATGAAGCTGGACCTGCCACCGGCCGCTGAGACCCACCGCCGGGTGATGGCGGTCCTTGAGTTCCTGCGCACCTGA
- a CDS encoding sensor histidine kinase, translated as MLRPGFACSALPWRAAGYLLVSGVTGALLCAGLLVAVVVFGALAVVLVGLPLLAALGLVGVAYAPWERGLLRLLDGARVANPHQVPARPGLPAWLRLRYREQATWRELGFTVLAAFLLWPVDLIVVGGALVVPAYLLGALPLLLADGEQVNVLKVWVVHSPAVAGALGVAGLAAAALCAYPLTAVAAGRAALARLLLSPTGQEVRIGELVSSRARLVDAFEAERRRIERDLHDGAQQRLVALSMALGLARLDAPAGSALATQLAAAQREAGAALAELRELINGIHPQVLTDRGLPDACADAADRSPVPVEVRLDLPGRFAPAVESAGYFAVCEALANIARHSGAESARIEGRYADGLLTIDVWDDGGGGADPAGGTGLTGLADRVSVVDGALTLNSPPGGPTLLRVEIPCTPLSPTPPRPNRCA; from the coding sequence ATGCTGCGTCCGGGGTTCGCGTGTTCGGCGCTGCCGTGGCGGGCGGCCGGCTACCTGCTGGTGAGCGGGGTGACGGGGGCCCTGCTGTGCGCGGGGTTGCTGGTGGCCGTGGTGGTCTTCGGAGCGCTGGCCGTGGTGCTCGTGGGGTTGCCACTGCTGGCGGCGTTGGGGCTGGTGGGGGTGGCGTACGCGCCCTGGGAGCGCGGGTTGCTGCGGCTGCTCGACGGCGCGCGGGTGGCCAACCCGCACCAGGTCCCGGCCCGCCCCGGCCTGCCCGCCTGGCTGCGGCTGCGCTACCGGGAACAGGCGACTTGGCGGGAGCTGGGCTTCACCGTGCTGGCCGCCTTCCTGCTGTGGCCGGTGGACCTGATCGTGGTGGGTGGCGCGCTGGTGGTGCCGGCCTACCTGCTGGGCGCGCTGCCGCTGCTGCTGGCCGACGGCGAGCAGGTCAACGTCCTCAAGGTGTGGGTGGTCCACTCGCCGGCCGTGGCCGGCGCGCTGGGCGTCGCGGGCCTCGCGGCGGCGGCGCTGTGCGCGTATCCGCTGACCGCGGTGGCGGCCGGCCGCGCCGCGCTGGCCAGGCTGCTGCTGTCACCGACCGGCCAGGAGGTACGGATCGGTGAACTGGTCAGCTCCCGGGCCCGCCTCGTGGACGCCTTCGAGGCCGAGCGGCGCCGGATCGAGCGCGACCTGCACGACGGCGCCCAGCAGCGCCTGGTGGCCCTGTCGATGGCGCTCGGGCTGGCCCGCCTGGACGCCCCGGCCGGCAGCGCGCTCGCCACCCAACTGGCCGCGGCGCAGCGCGAGGCGGGGGCGGCCCTCGCCGAGCTGCGCGAGTTGATCAACGGCATCCACCCCCAGGTGCTGACCGACCGCGGCCTGCCCGACGCCTGCGCGGACGCCGCCGACCGCTCACCCGTACCCGTCGAGGTCCGCCTCGACCTGCCGGGACGGTTCGCGCCCGCGGTCGAGTCGGCAGGCTACTTCGCCGTCTGTGAGGCGCTGGCCAACATCGCCCGGCACAGTGGCGCCGAGTCCGCCCGGATCGAGGGACGCTACGCTGACGGGCTGTTGACCATCGACGTGTGGGACGACGGGGGCGGCGGCGCCGATCCGGCGGGCGGCACCGGCCTGACCGGGCTGGCCGACCGGGTCTCGGTGGTGGACGGCGCCCTGACGCTGAACAGCCCACCCGGCGGCCCGACCCTGTTGCGCGTGGAGATCCCTTGCACCCCGCTGAGCCCGACCCCACCAAGACCGAACCGCTGCGCATAG
- a CDS encoding ABC transporter permease, which yields MRMLPIAWKSLRARWVGLIGAFTALALGVAMTTVMLLGLATALALPGGEAVVSLVAALGTAGGVSAFVSAFVVASTFSYAVAQRRRELGLLRLAGATRAQVRRAVLAEALILGVAASAVGCLLGRLAAPSMVRWLGDVDMAPRDLALGSQHWPLYAAFWTGLLVALGGVAVAARRAGRLGPLDALRGAEVDTGVMTAGRWLWGLGLLTAAAVLVGAALCTDPAELLRRKAYTVRPMVLISACGLLAPVLVPPLLRALTWWPARRTGYAGRLVRANASAAVRRTGAVAAPVLVAVALAGSLAGALETVSAARTAEARSRTAADFVVVPRAASSEALVDALRAVPGVTVSATAPTPLSLVEPDGTVVDSEARTAEPAALAALARLPVRAGSVSVLDDGGIVLPEEWGRTSVGDPVPVIRADGSRVTLRVAAVLRDGLGDNGLYVTPPNGPGARVDRVEIRLTGAADATTVRRLDAAAARFEVRVDTREEWLAATAPAASRVAWLRTVLVLGLALVYTGIALANTLAMATVDRRRELAQLRLAGATRAQVIRLVTAESVLVVAVGAVLGCAVAGVQLGTMHAGLAMLAVDAPLIVPWRPVALVTGACVLVAAPCAALSAAWALRRRPVTVAAG from the coding sequence ATGAGGATGTTGCCGATTGCTTGGAAGTCCCTACGGGCCCGCTGGGTTGGTCTCATCGGGGCGTTCACGGCCCTGGCGCTCGGCGTCGCGATGACGACCGTGATGCTGCTCGGGCTGGCCACCGCCCTGGCGTTGCCCGGCGGGGAGGCCGTGGTGTCGCTGGTGGCGGCGCTCGGCACGGCGGGCGGGGTGAGCGCCTTCGTGTCGGCGTTCGTCGTCGCCTCCACCTTCTCGTACGCGGTGGCGCAGCGCCGGCGCGAGCTGGGCCTGCTGCGCCTCGCCGGGGCCACCCGGGCGCAGGTGCGCCGGGCCGTTCTGGCCGAGGCCCTGATCCTGGGCGTCGCGGCCTCGGCCGTGGGGTGCCTGCTCGGCCGGCTCGCGGCGCCCTCGATGGTGCGCTGGCTCGGTGACGTCGACATGGCGCCGCGCGACCTCGCGCTCGGTTCGCAGCACTGGCCCCTTTACGCCGCCTTCTGGACCGGCCTGTTGGTGGCCCTGGGCGGGGTGGCGGTGGCCGCCCGGCGGGCGGGGCGGCTGGGTCCGCTGGACGCGCTGCGCGGTGCCGAGGTGGACACCGGGGTGATGACCGCCGGTCGTTGGCTGTGGGGCCTTGGGTTGCTCACCGCCGCGGCCGTCCTGGTAGGCGCGGCCCTGTGCACCGACCCCGCGGAACTGCTGCGCCGCAAGGCGTACACCGTGCGCCCGATGGTGCTGATCTCCGCCTGCGGGCTGCTGGCGCCCGTTCTGGTGCCGCCCCTGCTGCGCGCCCTGACCTGGTGGCCGGCCCGGCGTACCGGGTACGCCGGGCGTCTGGTGCGGGCGAACGCGTCGGCCGCGGTGCGCCGCACGGGAGCCGTGGCCGCGCCCGTGCTGGTGGCGGTGGCGCTGGCGGGCTCGCTGGCCGGGGCGCTGGAGACGGTGAGCGCGGCCCGTACCGCCGAGGCCCGCTCCCGGACCGCCGCCGACTTTGTCGTCGTGCCCCGCGCCGCCTCCTCCGAGGCCCTGGTCGACGCGCTGCGCGCGGTGCCGGGGGTCACCGTCTCGGCGACGGCGCCGACCCCGCTGTCGCTGGTCGAGCCGGACGGCACGGTGGTGGACTCCGAGGCCAGGACCGCCGAGCCGGCCGCCCTGGCGGCGCTGGCGCGGCTGCCGGTGCGCGCGGGGTCGGTGTCGGTGCTGGACGACGGCGGCATCGTGTTGCCCGAGGAGTGGGGGCGCACCAGCGTCGGGGACCCGGTGCCGGTGATCCGCGCGGACGGCAGCCGGGTGACGCTGCGGGTGGCCGCCGTGCTGCGCGACGGCCTGGGCGACAACGGCCTGTACGTCACGCCGCCCAACGGTCCAGGCGCCCGCGTCGACCGCGTCGAGATCAGGCTGACCGGCGCGGCCGACGCCACCACGGTGCGGCGGCTGGACGCCGCGGCCGCCCGGTTCGAGGTGCGCGTCGACACCCGCGAGGAGTGGTTGGCGGCCACCGCCCCCGCCGCCAGCCGCGTGGCCTGGCTGCGCACCGTGTTGGTCCTGGGCCTGGCCCTGGTGTACACGGGGATCGCGCTGGCCAACACCCTTGCGATGGCGACCGTCGACCGGCGTCGCGAACTGGCCCAGCTGCGGCTGGCCGGCGCCACCCGGGCGCAGGTGATCCGCCTGGTGACCGCCGAGTCGGTGCTGGTGGTGGCGGTGGGCGCGGTGCTGGGTTGCGCGGTGGCCGGCGTCCAACTCGGCACCATGCACGCCGGCTTGGCGATGCTCGCGGTGGACGCGCCGCTGATCGTGCCCTGGCGTCCTGTCGCCCTGGTCACGGGCGCGTGCGTGCTGGTCGCGGCGCCGTGCGCGGCGCTCAGCGCGGCCTGGGCGCTGCGGCGGCGGCCGGTGACGGTGGCGGCGGGGTAG
- a CDS encoding amidohydrolase family protein → MRTVDGDARNASADLILRGGVVHALCPGGGGVTAIALRAGHVARIGDEREVMALAGPATRVLDLAGRAVLPGINDAHLHATWLGAMWPDTLFGGQAAPGPAPQRPLLDATERRRAILRAGELVASLGITSYTEPGLGPGEDHGATGAFGTSVAEQYRALAAEGLLRARVTALWLFGELDGPSDLESFLTGLAATDGTTSDPRWLRFAGVKIFADGIPPMRSAYTHHCYADGVSPSLLVAGADDAEREANLTQMIIAAHRAGHQVGVHATGDRSIDITLDAVERARAEHDTDLGHYVIHGDLVTRPQLRRMAALGVGLDTQPEIAVRTRTLVDDALGPGSAAAAWPLQAALDEGVPLCLTSDAPVLSPDWRRQIAAADEWMGPAPDPRRRMGRLLRCYTVEPARQDHALAWKGTLAPGMVADLCVLEADPLAVTPAELPDVNVDLTVVDGEIVYDRDARRAVAETA, encoded by the coding sequence GTGCGCACAGTCGACGGCGACGCCCGCAACGCATCGGCCGACCTGATCCTGCGAGGCGGTGTGGTCCACGCCCTGTGCCCGGGAGGCGGGGGAGTGACCGCGATCGCGCTGCGCGCCGGACACGTCGCCCGCATCGGCGACGAGCGCGAGGTGATGGCACTGGCCGGACCCGCGACCCGCGTCCTCGACCTCGCCGGACGCGCCGTCCTGCCGGGCATCAACGACGCCCACCTGCACGCCACCTGGCTCGGCGCCATGTGGCCCGACACGCTCTTCGGCGGCCAGGCCGCCCCCGGCCCCGCGCCGCAACGCCCGCTGCTCGACGCCACCGAGCGCCGCCGCGCGATCCTGCGCGCCGGCGAACTCGTCGCCTCGCTCGGCATCACCAGCTACACCGAACCGGGCCTCGGCCCCGGCGAGGACCACGGCGCGACCGGCGCCTTCGGTACCTCGGTCGCCGAGCAGTACCGCGCACTGGCCGCCGAAGGGCTGCTCAGAGCCAGGGTCACCGCCCTGTGGCTGTTCGGCGAACTGGACGGGCCGAGCGACCTGGAGAGCTTCCTCACCGGCCTCGCCGCCACCGACGGCACGACCAGCGACCCGCGCTGGCTCCGCTTCGCCGGCGTCAAGATATTCGCCGACGGCATCCCGCCGATGCGCTCGGCCTACACACACCACTGCTACGCCGACGGCGTCAGCCCATCCCTCCTGGTGGCCGGCGCCGACGACGCCGAGCGCGAGGCGAACCTCACCCAGATGATCATCGCCGCGCACCGCGCGGGCCACCAGGTCGGCGTACACGCCACCGGCGACCGGTCCATCGACATCACGCTCGACGCCGTCGAACGCGCCCGCGCCGAGCACGACACCGACCTGGGCCACTACGTCATCCACGGCGACCTGGTGACCCGGCCGCAACTGCGTCGGATGGCCGCCCTCGGAGTGGGCCTGGACACCCAGCCGGAGATCGCGGTCCGCACCCGCACCCTGGTGGACGACGCCCTCGGCCCGGGATCGGCGGCAGCGGCGTGGCCCCTGCAGGCGGCGCTCGACGAGGGCGTGCCCCTGTGCCTGACCTCCGACGCGCCCGTGCTCTCCCCGGACTGGCGCCGCCAGATCGCGGCCGCCGACGAGTGGATGGGACCCGCGCCCGACCCGCGCCGCCGGATGGGCCGCCTGCTGCGCTGCTACACGGTCGAGCCCGCCCGCCAGGACCACGCCCTGGCCTGGAAGGGCACCCTCGCCCCGGGCATGGTCGCCGACCTGTGCGTGCTCGAAGCCGATCCGCTGGCCGTGACCCCGGCCGAACTGCCGGACGTCAACGTGGACCTCACCGTGGTCGACGGCGAGATCGTCTACGACCGCGACGCGCGGCGCGCGGTCGCGGAGACGGCCTGA
- a CDS encoding zinc-binding dehydrogenase, translated as MDFPSSTRAAVLSTHGAGLDLTDLPLPAKAEPGAAVVRIVCTTLCGTDIEIWSGKMTFPGMLPMVLGHEMIGEIVAIGEGTRDALGRELSVGDRIGWSESTCGACHGCTVLREPVACSTRGYGFLQRADVPPYATAGLCEYAYVVPGAAKLLLPEAVPDTWAAMAGCAAKTVLRAFSRVGGVRPGSRVVVQGSGALGLFATAVAHLSGAGSVITVGAPPARLELAHAFGATETVDIAHGSEATVARVRELTAGQGADLVLDFAGAPSVGREAVEMAAQRGRVVVVGSTGPTAEPLALGTVMGKELTIVGSLNGDIADYHDAIGFFTSFADRMPWDRLFGTPVGLSSASARIAAMSRHEEIKAVIDPRLA; from the coding sequence ATGGACTTCCCCTCCTCGACCCGCGCCGCCGTCCTCAGCACCCACGGCGCCGGACTTGACCTCACTGACCTGCCGCTTCCGGCGAAAGCCGAGCCGGGCGCGGCCGTGGTGCGCATCGTGTGCACGACGCTGTGTGGCACCGACATCGAGATCTGGTCGGGCAAGATGACCTTTCCCGGCATGCTGCCGATGGTGCTCGGCCACGAGATGATCGGCGAGATCGTCGCCATCGGCGAGGGCACCCGTGACGCCCTCGGACGCGAGCTGTCCGTCGGCGACCGCATCGGCTGGTCCGAGTCGACGTGCGGTGCCTGCCACGGCTGCACGGTGCTGCGCGAGCCGGTCGCCTGCTCCACCCGTGGCTACGGCTTCCTGCAGCGCGCGGACGTGCCCCCGTACGCCACGGCGGGTCTGTGCGAGTACGCCTACGTGGTCCCGGGCGCGGCCAAACTCCTGCTGCCCGAGGCCGTCCCCGACACCTGGGCCGCGATGGCCGGCTGCGCGGCCAAGACCGTCCTGCGGGCGTTCTCCCGCGTCGGCGGCGTACGCCCCGGCTCGCGCGTGGTCGTACAGGGCTCGGGGGCGCTCGGCCTCTTCGCGACCGCGGTCGCCCACCTCAGCGGCGCGGGCTCGGTGATCACCGTCGGCGCTCCGCCGGCGCGCCTGGAGCTGGCCCACGCCTTCGGCGCCACGGAGACGGTGGACATCGCCCACGGGTCCGAGGCCACCGTCGCCCGGGTCCGCGAGCTGACCGCAGGTCAGGGTGCCGACCTGGTACTCGACTTCGCCGGCGCCCCCTCGGTCGGCCGGGAGGCCGTGGAGATGGCCGCGCAGCGCGGGCGCGTCGTCGTCGTGGGCTCCACCGGGCCGACGGCCGAACCGCTGGCGCTCGGCACGGTGATGGGCAAGGAGCTGACCATCGTCGGCTCGCTCAACGGCGACATCGCCGACTACCACGACGCGATCGGCTTCTTCACCTCCTTCGCCGACCGCATGCCCTGGGACCGCCTCTTCGGCACGCCCGTCGGGCTCTCGTCGGCCTCCGCGCGCATCGCCGCGATGAGCCGGCACGAGGAGATCAAGGCCGTCATCGACCCCCGGCTCGCCTGA
- a CDS encoding aldo/keto reductase, whose translation MTTTLLPRHPIGTSDLAASALSLGSWHTFDRMDFADAVDLVRYALDRGLNLFDVGVYGLPGQPPVFTDVLWGAVMRAVGVPRDAYLASVKLWIEGFDARGFTPQLENAFLRTGLDHADLVILGDLRRDDVRLEDLVGDLAALTEAGLIRAWGVNNWSASTIHALRRIAAERGVPGPQIAQLKYSLARRSIPDGAPFAELFDSGLSMQSSDVLEGGILAGRTSPDREIGRDPGAIREAIVATVPAVTELAEKLGATPAQLAIAFTLSHPANATTLVGATKLAQVRQNIEALDLLERVGADELRSLVEPFWVDRGIVDPEGP comes from the coding sequence GTGACCACCACACTGCTCCCCCGGCACCCCATCGGCACCAGCGACCTCGCGGCGTCGGCGCTGTCCCTCGGCTCGTGGCACACCTTCGACCGGATGGACTTCGCCGACGCGGTGGACCTGGTCCGCTACGCGCTCGACCGTGGCCTCAACCTGTTCGACGTGGGCGTCTACGGCCTGCCGGGCCAACCCCCCGTCTTCACCGACGTGCTGTGGGGCGCCGTCATGCGCGCGGTCGGGGTTCCCCGGGACGCCTACCTGGCCTCGGTGAAGCTGTGGATCGAGGGCTTCGACGCGCGGGGCTTCACGCCCCAGTTGGAGAACGCGTTCCTGCGCACCGGCCTCGACCACGCGGACCTGGTGATCCTCGGCGACCTGCGACGCGACGACGTACGCCTGGAGGACCTGGTCGGCGACCTCGCGGCGCTCACCGAGGCCGGGCTGATCCGCGCCTGGGGCGTCAACAACTGGTCGGCGTCCACCATCCACGCCCTGCGCCGCATCGCCGCCGAGCGCGGCGTGCCCGGGCCACAGATCGCGCAGCTCAAGTACAGCCTCGCGCGCCGGTCCATCCCCGACGGGGCGCCCTTCGCCGAACTGTTCGACTCCGGGCTGAGCATGCAGTCGTCGGACGTCCTGGAGGGCGGCATCCTGGCCGGCCGGACCTCACCCGACCGGGAGATCGGCCGCGACCCCGGCGCGATCCGCGAGGCCATCGTGGCGACCGTACCGGCCGTCACCGAACTGGCCGAGAAGCTGGGCGCCACGCCGGCCCAGCTCGCGATCGCGTTCACGCTCAGCCACCCGGCCAACGCCACGACGCTGGTCGGCGCCACCAAGCTGGCGCAGGTGCGGCAGAACATCGAGGCCCTGGACCTGCTGGAGCGGGTCGGCGCCGACGAACTGCGCTCCCTGGTCGAGCCGTTCTGGGTGGACCGCGGCATCGTCGACCCGGAAGGCCCCTGA
- a CDS encoding alpha/beta hydrolase fold domain-containing protein — MPHPSPVPYDPSLEPGLAACRQLIEGIPLRSHTIHANRAHFATLVPPLETAIGASPVDFEHVTVAGPAGAPEVELTVLRPRGGVRGAPGIYAIHGGGMILGNRFFGAAGLVDDVVRYGAVVATVEYRLAPEHPAPAAAEDCYAGLVWFAEHARDLGVDPSRVLVGGASAGGGLSAAVALMARDRGGPALAGQLLDCPMLDDRNESVSSRQYDGIGIWDRHNNDTAWNAVLGADRGTDGVSPYAAPARAADLSGLPPAFVTVGAAEVFRDEAIEYATRVWATGGQAELHVWAGAYHGFTGFSPDAEVSRAAAAARASWMRRVLGAGRSR; from the coding sequence ATGCCACATCCGAGCCCCGTCCCCTACGACCCGAGCCTGGAACCTGGCCTGGCCGCGTGCCGGCAGCTCATCGAGGGCATCCCGTTGCGGTCCCACACCATCCACGCCAACCGCGCCCACTTCGCCACGCTCGTGCCGCCGCTGGAGACGGCGATCGGCGCCAGCCCGGTGGACTTCGAACACGTCACCGTGGCCGGCCCGGCGGGCGCGCCGGAGGTGGAGCTGACCGTCCTGCGGCCCCGGGGCGGGGTGCGCGGGGCGCCCGGGATCTACGCCATCCACGGGGGCGGCATGATCCTGGGCAACCGGTTCTTCGGCGCGGCCGGGTTGGTCGACGACGTGGTGCGCTACGGCGCCGTCGTCGCGACCGTCGAGTACCGGCTCGCGCCCGAACACCCCGCGCCCGCCGCCGCCGAGGACTGCTACGCCGGGTTGGTCTGGTTCGCCGAACACGCCCGCGACCTGGGCGTCGACCCGTCCCGCGTCCTGGTCGGCGGCGCGAGCGCGGGCGGTGGCCTGAGCGCCGCGGTCGCGCTGATGGCCCGCGACCGCGGCGGCCCCGCCCTGGCCGGGCAGCTCCTGGACTGCCCGATGCTGGACGACCGCAACGAGTCGGTCTCCAGCCGGCAGTACGACGGCATCGGCATCTGGGACCGGCACAACAACGACACCGCCTGGAACGCCGTGCTGGGCGCGGACCGGGGCACCGACGGCGTCTCACCCTACGCGGCGCCCGCGCGCGCGGCCGACCTGTCCGGGCTGCCGCCCGCCTTCGTCACGGTCGGCGCGGCCGAGGTCTTCCGCGACGAGGCCATCGAGTACGCCACCCGCGTCTGGGCCACCGGCGGCCAGGCCGAACTGCACGTGTGGGCCGGCGCGTACCACGGCTTCACGGGCTTCTCGCCGGACGCCGAGGTCTCCCGGGCCGCGGCGGCCGCCCGCGCGTCGTGGATGCGGCGCGTCCTGGGCGCCGGCCGGTCGCGGTGA